The following are from one region of the Paenibacillus sp. JZ16 genome:
- a CDS encoding glycoside hydrolase family 88/105 protein produces MTSYIEARESIRYWLGDDDAGVLKTISDRYIGANPEIPFSLRSFAETGILQTEEGFYNFNFGDRFRDARPGDAAYALGLVWSDDERSLDAGIMPFSPVRFYLNDQLMYRSGAEDEMKPDAKIVVPLVLKPGWNTLLIEARRTEAGFGCRFGAQEGKVRILQVLSPFADRKEAAGWAYAGPLTAGMFGESGIFPNAHGTEGETGVSWLPVTGWSEEEAEKPNFERMFGLPKLPVSGYAWSRLHVPAGVDCVVLRGRALGRTEVWIDGKAVLDTQGCGNFGCEIPAAASRGDLLVRCSSGPSGWGFELEAYGSEKELDFVLPVQVQGAPSPWLFAGPLAAEKEEIQKEVCSVRRLFPRADSGGLTGWSLDAPGRRVRPFYENAMLSNKWTSGSATNFGRWDYPLGVTMYGLLQTSRILKRPDIAKFARTHIDICTSWYEYAVWDRDTYGFPSINHQLVLIKMLDNCGSFGSAMLEAYTESGNPDYLNVAEVIADFMTNRLERREDGAFYRLCISEYSADTMWADDLYMSTPFLSRYAEITGDSSYLDDAAHQFLRYREYLFMPEEGVMSHVFDFKYGKATRIPWGRGNGWSLFSLSELLERLPGEHKDRPALLGFYREMCAGIASYQGESGLWRQVITDPEAYEEASCTAMFAYAFARGVRFGWLENPTPFADAAIRAWQGLTGKAIDRRGSVHGVCSGSRYSFTGDYYKHDLLTVVNDNHGTGIMMLAGAEIIKLKGMLGGK; encoded by the coding sequence ATGACAAGCTATATCGAAGCTCGTGAGAGCATCCGGTATTGGTTGGGCGATGATGATGCTGGAGTGCTGAAGACCATATCCGACCGCTACATTGGAGCGAACCCGGAAATTCCGTTCTCGCTGCGCTCGTTCGCTGAAACAGGTATTCTTCAGACCGAGGAAGGGTTCTATAATTTCAACTTCGGCGACCGGTTCCGGGATGCGAGGCCGGGGGACGCCGCCTATGCGCTTGGCTTGGTCTGGAGCGACGATGAGCGTTCGCTTGACGCCGGGATTATGCCGTTCAGCCCCGTACGGTTCTATCTGAACGATCAGCTGATGTACCGCTCGGGAGCCGAGGACGAGATGAAGCCGGATGCAAAAATCGTTGTTCCGCTTGTTCTGAAACCCGGCTGGAATACGCTGCTGATTGAGGCCCGCAGGACCGAAGCTGGCTTCGGCTGCCGATTTGGCGCCCAGGAGGGCAAGGTCAGAATTTTGCAGGTGTTATCCCCGTTTGCTGATCGGAAGGAAGCTGCCGGTTGGGCGTATGCCGGGCCGTTGACCGCCGGCATGTTCGGAGAAAGCGGTATCTTTCCGAATGCCCACGGAACTGAAGGCGAGACCGGTGTTAGCTGGCTCCCGGTCACAGGCTGGAGCGAGGAAGAAGCGGAGAAGCCGAATTTTGAGCGTATGTTTGGCTTGCCGAAGCTCCCGGTATCGGGTTATGCCTGGAGCCGATTGCATGTGCCGGCAGGCGTTGACTGTGTTGTGCTTAGAGGTCGCGCTCTGGGGCGGACGGAAGTATGGATCGACGGGAAAGCCGTGTTGGATACTCAAGGGTGCGGCAATTTTGGCTGCGAGATTCCTGCTGCGGCCAGCCGAGGGGATCTTCTCGTACGATGCTCTAGCGGGCCATCCGGATGGGGATTTGAGCTTGAGGCCTATGGTTCAGAGAAAGAGCTGGACTTTGTGCTTCCGGTTCAAGTCCAGGGCGCACCTTCTCCGTGGCTATTTGCCGGGCCGCTGGCTGCTGAGAAGGAGGAAATACAGAAGGAGGTGTGTTCGGTACGACGGCTGTTCCCGCGCGCGGATAGCGGCGGTTTGACCGGCTGGTCCCTGGATGCGCCGGGCCGCCGGGTCAGGCCGTTCTATGAGAACGCAATGCTGAGCAACAAATGGACCTCCGGTTCTGCCACCAATTTCGGGCGCTGGGATTATCCGCTTGGGGTGACGATGTACGGCCTGCTTCAGACGTCGCGAATCCTGAAGCGGCCGGATATTGCGAAATTTGCTCGCACGCACATCGACATCTGTACTTCATGGTATGAATACGCCGTTTGGGATCGGGATACGTATGGATTTCCGTCGATTAACCATCAGTTGGTGCTGATCAAAATGCTGGACAACTGTGGTTCCTTCGGCTCTGCGATGCTGGAAGCATACACGGAAAGCGGTAACCCGGACTATTTGAATGTGGCGGAAGTGATTGCGGACTTTATGACGAACCGCCTGGAACGTCGGGAAGACGGCGCCTTCTACCGTCTCTGCATCTCGGAGTACTCTGCGGATACGATGTGGGCGGATGATCTGTACATGAGCACGCCTTTCTTGTCGCGGTACGCCGAAATTACAGGCGATTCCTCTTATCTGGATGACGCGGCCCATCAGTTTTTGAGGTATCGGGAGTATCTGTTTATGCCGGAGGAAGGCGTGATGAGCCACGTGTTTGACTTCAAATACGGGAAGGCGACCCGAATTCCTTGGGGGCGTGGAAACGGCTGGAGCCTGTTCTCCTTGTCCGAGCTGCTTGAACGCCTGCCGGGGGAGCATAAGGACCGACCGGCCCTGCTTGGATTCTACCGTGAGATGTGTGCCGGGATCGCTTCCTACCAGGGAGAGTCAGGGCTCTGGAGACAAGTCATTACTGATCCGGAAGCATATGAGGAAGCATCCTGTACAGCTATGTTCGCCTATGCCTTTGCCAGAGGCGTGAGGTTCGGCTGGCTGGAGAATCCAACACCGTTCGCCGATGCAGCCATTCGGGCATGGCAGGGGCTGACCGGAAAAGCCATCGATCGCCGCGGCAGCGTGCACGGGGTATGCAGCGGATCCCGTTATTCCTTTACCGGGGATTATTACAAGCATGACCTGCTCACCGTGGTGAATGACAATCACGGGACCGGCATCATGATGCTGGCGGGCGCGGAAATCATAAAATTGAAAGGCATGCTGGGCGGCAAGTAA
- a CDS encoding extracellular solute-binding protein produces MAASKKKWGKLAKLSLVMLLAGTVVLSGCSSDSGGSTNTSSGSGDSGSKDGKQVTLKVEIFDRGNTPKPYTITDSYLTRYIQDNFGTPNNIKMEFVPVPRSEEIKKLNVLMASGGNVPDIVFTYDTPTFNRYAEQGGLTELTDLINEHGPNLKEFLDEDAMSYGQYMGKQFAVPGKRAFLGKYSSFIRTDWLEKLGMDVPQTTDDLYEVLKAFKEKDPGETGGKVIPFGMTIEPAQYDPLIWSFIQPTTEEQKYTQLQKLGANDYPTLLPGFKDALQFFNKLYNEGLISRDFSLDEDKKQLTQDVTNGLTGFLTEDYPNLYYADGTYDTLLKNQPDAKLEPIDPFTNSEGKRAKPEYAPNGMYIMIPKTSSHAVEAIKYLNWMADPANLLALQNGVEGENYEMVDGIPVMKTDAPQDVIDRLYNSGDIAIIANGNFVGDEAQNREKLTTNFPEKFQDLHRKAVEIAATDTFKPVNFDRPIEAEAKYGTNLQAKYEEMIVKTAMAKPEDFEKVFEATMKDYMVSGGQAILDERTKVYQEMQSK; encoded by the coding sequence ATGGCGGCAAGCAAGAAAAAATGGGGCAAGCTCGCAAAGCTCTCGCTCGTCATGCTATTGGCTGGAACGGTCGTATTATCCGGGTGTTCATCAGACTCGGGCGGCAGCACCAATACTTCAAGCGGAAGCGGAGATTCCGGCTCTAAGGATGGTAAGCAGGTCACGCTGAAGGTCGAAATATTTGATCGCGGCAATACACCGAAGCCATACACCATAACCGACAGCTACCTAACGAGATACATCCAGGACAACTTTGGAACTCCTAACAACATTAAGATGGAATTTGTACCGGTACCCCGTTCGGAGGAGATCAAGAAGCTGAACGTTCTGATGGCCAGCGGCGGCAACGTGCCGGATATTGTTTTTACGTACGACACCCCTACCTTCAATCGCTACGCGGAGCAGGGCGGACTGACGGAGCTGACCGATCTGATCAACGAGCACGGTCCGAACCTGAAGGAATTCCTCGATGAGGACGCGATGAGTTACGGCCAGTACATGGGCAAACAGTTTGCCGTTCCTGGAAAGCGGGCTTTCCTGGGTAAGTATTCTTCCTTTATCCGTACCGACTGGTTAGAGAAGCTCGGCATGGACGTGCCACAAACCACGGATGATCTGTACGAGGTCTTGAAAGCCTTTAAAGAAAAGGATCCGGGCGAAACCGGCGGCAAGGTCATTCCTTTCGGCATGACAATCGAACCGGCTCAATACGATCCGTTAATCTGGTCCTTTATCCAGCCGACCACGGAAGAACAGAAGTACACCCAGCTCCAAAAGCTCGGAGCCAATGACTATCCGACCCTGCTTCCCGGCTTTAAGGATGCGCTTCAATTCTTCAACAAGCTGTACAATGAGGGGCTGATCAGCCGTGACTTCAGTTTGGACGAAGACAAGAAGCAGCTGACCCAGGATGTAACGAATGGCCTCACTGGCTTCCTGACAGAGGATTATCCGAACTTGTACTACGCGGACGGCACCTATGATACGCTGCTGAAAAACCAGCCGGATGCCAAACTGGAACCGATCGATCCATTCACCAACTCCGAAGGCAAGCGCGCGAAGCCCGAATATGCGCCAAACGGCATGTATATCATGATTCCGAAAACAAGCAGCCATGCTGTGGAAGCGATTAAATACCTGAATTGGATGGCCGATCCAGCCAATCTGCTGGCTCTGCAAAACGGGGTGGAAGGCGAAAACTATGAAATGGTGGACGGCATTCCCGTCATGAAGACCGACGCTCCTCAAGATGTGATTGATCGTCTTTACAACTCCGGCGACATTGCCATTATCGCTAACGGTAACTTTGTTGGCGACGAGGCACAGAACCGGGAGAAGCTGACGACCAACTTCCCGGAGAAGTTCCAGGATCTGCACCGCAAGGCCGTCGAAATAGCGGCAACGGATACGTTTAAGCCGGTCAACTTTGACCGACCGATCGAAGCCGAAGCGAAATACGGCACGAACCTCCAAGCCAAATACGAAGAGATGATCGTAAAGACGGCGATGGCCAAACCGGAAGACTTCGAGAAAGTGTTCGAAGCTACGATGAAGGATTACATGGTCAGCGGCGGCCAGGCGATTCTTGATGAGCGGACCAAGGTTTATCAGGAGATGCAATCCAAATAA
- a CDS encoding ABC transporter permease: MRGTVYLRRYWQLYALLVLPLVYFIIFKYGPMWGVQIAFKDFNFFQGITGSEWIGLDAFREVFQTQDFYKTLRNTLMLNLLDLLVSFPAPLILAIMLHELRIRWFKRLSQTILYIPHFISWVIIGGIVYQVFGTQSGMINNMLMALGFDSVPFLTEKNTWLITYLATGVWQSAGWGTILYLAALTGINKELFEAAEVDGAGRFKRIWYITLPGLKTTIVTLLIINLGNMISIGFDRPFVIGNKAVMDYSDVLSTYVYRTGLESGQYTLATVVGLFQAVVGLIFILGANYASKKLTDESII; this comes from the coding sequence ATGAGAGGAACCGTTTACCTGCGCCGGTACTGGCAATTATATGCACTGCTTGTTCTGCCTTTGGTCTACTTTATCATTTTCAAATACGGCCCAATGTGGGGCGTTCAGATTGCTTTTAAGGATTTCAATTTCTTCCAGGGCATCACCGGAAGCGAATGGATTGGACTGGATGCCTTCCGAGAAGTCTTCCAGACACAGGACTTTTATAAAACACTGCGCAACACACTGATGCTCAATCTGCTGGATCTCTTGGTGTCATTTCCGGCCCCGTTGATTCTGGCCATTATGCTGCATGAACTCCGAATTCGATGGTTCAAACGTTTATCCCAAACGATATTGTATATTCCCCATTTTATTTCATGGGTTATTATAGGCGGCATCGTATACCAGGTGTTTGGCACGCAATCGGGCATGATCAACAATATGCTGATGGCGCTCGGCTTTGATTCGGTGCCTTTTCTAACCGAAAAAAATACATGGCTCATCACCTACCTGGCAACGGGTGTGTGGCAGAGCGCAGGCTGGGGAACCATCCTCTATCTGGCTGCCTTAACCGGGATCAACAAGGAGCTGTTTGAAGCGGCGGAAGTGGACGGGGCAGGCAGGTTCAAACGAATCTGGTATATCACGCTGCCGGGCTTGAAGACGACGATTGTAACGCTCCTCATCATCAACCTCGGGAATATGATCTCGATCGGTTTTGACCGTCCGTTTGTCATCGGCAATAAAGCGGTCATGGATTACTCCGACGTGCTGAGTACCTATGTGTACCGGACCGGTTTGGAATCCGGGCAGTATACGCTGGCGACGGTGGTCGGCCTGTTCCAGGCTGTCGTTGGCTTGATCTTTATCCTTGGAGCCAACTATGCATCCAAAAAACTGACGGACGAGTCCATCATTTAA
- a CDS encoding helix-turn-helix domain-containing protein has product MTSLQQNWYRKLLLSYFPIFLITITIIVFLSFIMFNEASREEAAKANGISTRFIMEDLDRSIHAIEMNVLNEVETSSLYSSYLFSTPSSDQNLMYSLVKRLRVLQTDSSMIESVYLYRHSDQSVLTTSGQSSLSTFPDRSFIEHAVKEHDYRGWSAVRSMTGLGENEPKQVISMYKNLPLPFGSQGLLVINVSMYRLEQMINPMINDSVSFLNILDSSGELIFIASQTGEDNRAKEGKVLTTLQSEQLGWTFESGLRAGQLYAWVSVVSYIWIVIGFVTVVLAVIYIIYISRRNYQPIKAMMNRIESIQLNMPQAAKDELSVIDSALESLINRSMDYDKKQDENLQLQRSQLFMDLIGGQKHEEELQSRMSELTPMALPEQPVGYVMMLGEINDYSGFQDVHTARDQNVLKFALMNVFQELSRNAGFNSWLEWISGSRVGILIALPEVKDETRPALIHAAEECRGWVEEKLRLPMSFGLGSTVTGLHEIGASYRSASEALGYRLVMGDHGVLIGDELSKEDLSHLLPYLTEISELVKDFRLNNDGWRTRLQDMFVSFKEERLKDDIIRSLVNSMLQLLSREVGVLSGELRDQLSESKDHMLAGAATLEELQSRISDQLTETYRTYVALSETKSYRAMISEMKHYIEEHFEDPDLSLKHLSDRFQISGKYASYLFKMEYDMKFVDFLVQLRMKRAEELLAETEFSIQEIAEKIGYANAITFGRVFKRTAGVTPGDYRKLKMKPSPGMEPGS; this is encoded by the coding sequence ATGACCTCTTTGCAGCAAAACTGGTATCGCAAGCTGCTTCTTTCCTATTTTCCCATTTTCCTTATCACCATTACCATTATCGTATTTCTTTCTTTCATTATGTTTAATGAGGCTTCACGCGAAGAAGCAGCCAAGGCGAACGGGATATCCACGAGATTTATTATGGAAGACCTTGACCGCTCCATCCATGCAATTGAGATGAACGTGCTGAACGAAGTGGAGACGAGTTCCCTATACTCCAGCTATCTGTTCAGTACCCCGTCATCCGACCAAAATCTGATGTACTCGCTGGTGAAACGACTTCGCGTTCTGCAAACGGACAGTAGCATGATTGAATCGGTCTATTTGTACCGTCATTCGGATCAGTCCGTGCTGACTACCAGCGGACAGAGCTCCCTCTCGACGTTTCCGGACCGTTCATTTATCGAGCACGCCGTGAAGGAGCACGATTATCGGGGCTGGTCGGCCGTACGCTCCATGACGGGTCTCGGGGAGAACGAACCGAAGCAGGTCATTTCCATGTACAAAAATTTGCCGCTCCCCTTCGGAAGCCAGGGGCTGCTGGTGATAAACGTCAGCATGTACCGGTTGGAGCAGATGATCAATCCGATGATAAATGACAGCGTTTCCTTTTTAAACATTCTGGATTCCAGCGGGGAGCTGATCTTCATAGCATCCCAGACCGGAGAGGATAACCGGGCCAAAGAAGGCAAGGTGCTGACAACGCTGCAATCGGAACAGCTGGGTTGGACTTTTGAAAGCGGTCTCCGTGCGGGCCAGCTCTATGCCTGGGTGTCGGTCGTATCCTATATCTGGATCGTCATCGGGTTCGTGACCGTGGTGCTTGCCGTTATTTACATCATATATATTAGCAGGCGGAATTATCAGCCGATCAAAGCCATGATGAACCGCATAGAATCCATTCAGCTGAACATGCCGCAGGCGGCCAAGGATGAATTATCCGTGATCGACAGCGCGCTTGAAAGCCTGATCAACAGGTCCATGGATTATGACAAAAAGCAGGACGAGAATCTCCAGCTTCAGCGCAGTCAGCTGTTTATGGACCTGATCGGCGGGCAGAAGCACGAGGAAGAGCTGCAATCGCGGATGAGCGAGCTGACCCCGATGGCGCTGCCGGAACAACCGGTTGGCTACGTTATGATGCTGGGTGAAATCAATGATTACAGCGGCTTTCAGGATGTTCATACCGCTCGGGACCAGAATGTGTTGAAGTTTGCCTTGATGAACGTGTTCCAGGAGCTTTCACGCAATGCCGGCTTCAACAGCTGGCTCGAGTGGATCTCCGGCAGCCGCGTCGGTATTCTGATCGCGCTGCCGGAGGTAAAAGACGAGACTCGTCCGGCCCTGATCCATGCCGCTGAGGAATGCCGCGGCTGGGTTGAGGAAAAGCTTCGCCTGCCTATGAGCTTCGGGCTGGGCAGTACGGTCACCGGGCTTCATGAGATCGGGGCCTCGTACCGCTCCGCCTCGGAGGCGCTCGGTTATAGACTGGTAATGGGGGATCATGGCGTCCTGATTGGCGATGAGCTGTCCAAGGAGGATTTAAGCCACCTGCTTCCTTATCTGACGGAAATTTCGGAGCTGGTCAAGGACTTTCGCTTAAATAACGATGGCTGGAGAACCCGTCTGCAGGATATGTTCGTTTCGTTCAAGGAGGAGCGGCTGAAGGACGACATCATCCGTTCTCTGGTCAACAGCATGCTTCAGCTGCTGTCCCGGGAGGTTGGGGTGTTATCCGGCGAGCTGCGGGATCAGCTTTCGGAGAGCAAGGACCATATGCTGGCGGGAGCAGCGACCCTGGAGGAGCTCCAGAGCAGGATCAGCGATCAACTAACGGAAACTTACCGTACTTACGTTGCGCTCAGTGAAACCAAAAGCTACCGGGCCATGATCAGTGAGATGAAGCACTATATCGAAGAGCATTTTGAAGATCCGGATTTGTCCCTAAAGCATCTTAGCGACCGTTTTCAGATTTCAGGCAAATACGCAAGCTATCTGTTTAAAATGGAATACGATATGAAGTTCGTTGATTTCCTGGTTCAGCTGCGGATGAAGCGGGCGGAGGAGCTGCTGGCGGAGACCGAGTTCTCCATACAGGAAATTGCGGAGAAAATCGGGTATGCAAACGCCATTACGTTCGGGCGGGTGTTCAAACGGACGGCCGGTGTGACGCCGGGAGATTACCGCAAGCTGAAGATGAAGCCGTCTCCTGGTATGGAGCCGGGATCATAA
- the iolD gene encoding 3D-(3,5/4)-trihydroxycyclohexane-1,2-dione acylhydrolase (decyclizing): protein MTTTRLTMAQALLKFLDAQYVSVDGAETKFVHGVMGIFGHGNVTGLGEALERSAGDLVYVQGKNEQGMVHTAAAYAKQKNRRQIWACTSSIGPGALNMVTAAATATVNRIPVLLLPGDNFACRQPDPVLQQIETPSDYTVSAADAFKPVSRYWDRISRPEQLIAAARQAIRVLTDPAETGAVTLALPQDVQAEAYDYPDSLFEKTVHVIDRRPPSAERLKRAAGRIAASKRPLIIAGGGVHYSDAATDLAAFAEAFGIPVAETQAGKSALPWNHPLNLGAMGVTGSLAANRAAAKADLIIGIGTRYSDFTTSSKWAFQREDVSFLNLNVNGADGAKLGGEALIADAKEGLKALHQELSRVGYQAGYEDRELADLKAAWDCEVDRLYAAEHPDGLSQTRALGVINEVISPSSIIVCAAGSLPGDLHRLWRPSEPKTYHMEYGFSCMGYEVSGALGAALAEPDREVYALVGDGSYLMLHSELITSLQEGRKITILLFDNHGFQCIHNLQRSNGSDGFGNEFRRREVGTGRLTGEYLPIDFAAHARALGAKAYKANSPEALHEALLLAQKETVTTLIEIPVVPGTNTDGYESWWRVEVPEVSASGKVTEAQRQMAARSKEARLY, encoded by the coding sequence TTGACGACGACACGATTAACGATGGCACAGGCGCTGCTGAAGTTTTTGGATGCACAGTACGTTTCCGTCGATGGAGCGGAGACGAAATTCGTGCATGGGGTAATGGGAATATTCGGACACGGCAATGTAACCGGTCTTGGCGAGGCCTTGGAACGAAGCGCGGGTGACCTGGTTTATGTTCAGGGCAAAAATGAGCAGGGCATGGTGCATACCGCTGCGGCATACGCGAAGCAAAAGAACCGGCGGCAGATCTGGGCCTGCACCTCGTCCATCGGACCCGGTGCGCTCAATATGGTCACCGCGGCAGCTACGGCAACGGTGAATCGCATCCCGGTGCTGCTGCTGCCTGGTGATAACTTCGCCTGCCGCCAGCCTGATCCGGTGCTGCAGCAGATAGAGACACCGTCGGATTATACCGTATCGGCCGCAGATGCTTTCAAGCCGGTGAGCCGGTATTGGGACCGGATATCCCGGCCGGAGCAGCTTATCGCGGCCGCCCGCCAGGCGATCCGTGTGCTTACTGATCCGGCGGAGACGGGAGCGGTTACGCTGGCGCTGCCTCAGGACGTGCAGGCTGAGGCGTACGATTATCCGGATTCGCTGTTTGAGAAAACGGTACACGTCATCGACCGCCGCCCGCCGTCGGCGGAGCGACTGAAGCGTGCGGCGGGACGGATTGCAGCCAGCAAGCGTCCGCTCATCATTGCCGGAGGAGGCGTGCACTACAGTGATGCAGCCACCGACCTGGCTGCATTTGCGGAAGCTTTCGGCATCCCGGTCGCAGAAACGCAGGCCGGCAAAAGTGCGCTTCCCTGGAACCACCCCCTGAACCTGGGCGCCATGGGCGTAACGGGCTCGTTGGCGGCAAATCGCGCTGCCGCTAAGGCCGATCTGATTATCGGTATCGGCACCCGATATTCGGACTTTACAACGTCCTCCAAATGGGCGTTTCAAAGGGAGGATGTATCGTTCCTGAACCTGAATGTCAACGGTGCGGATGGCGCCAAGCTCGGCGGCGAAGCGCTGATTGCCGATGCGAAGGAAGGGTTGAAAGCGCTGCATCAGGAGCTGTCTCGGGTTGGCTATCAAGCGGGTTACGAAGATCGAGAGCTTGCCGATTTGAAAGCAGCGTGGGACTGCGAGGTGGACCGCTTGTACGCTGCCGAGCATCCGGACGGCTTGTCTCAGACAAGAGCCCTTGGCGTCATCAATGAGGTCATCTCCCCATCTTCCATCATCGTCTGTGCCGCAGGCAGCCTTCCGGGAGACTTGCACCGGTTATGGAGACCTTCCGAACCGAAGACGTACCACATGGAGTATGGCTTCTCCTGCATGGGGTATGAGGTGAGCGGCGCCTTGGGAGCCGCTCTCGCGGAGCCGGACCGTGAAGTCTATGCGCTGGTCGGCGACGGCAGTTACCTGATGCTGCACTCGGAGCTGATCACCAGCTTGCAGGAAGGCCGCAAGATTACGATATTGTTGTTCGACAACCACGGATTCCAATGTATTCATAATCTGCAGCGGAGCAACGGCAGCGATGGGTTTGGCAATGAGTTCCGACGCCGCGAAGTGGGGACGGGTCGCTTGACAGGTGAATACCTCCCGATTGATTTCGCGGCACACGCTCGTGCGCTTGGGGCTAAAGCCTACAAGGCCAACTCGCCGGAAGCACTGCATGAAGCACTTCTCCTGGCGCAGAAGGAAACCGTCACGACGCTGATCGAGATTCCGGTCGTTCCGGGGACGAACACCGATGGTTATGAATCCTGGTGGCGCGTAGAGGTGCCGGAGGTGTCGGCCTCAGGCAAGGTAACCGAAGCGCAGCGCCAGATGGCTGCCCGAAGCAAGGAAGCAAGACTCTACTAA
- a CDS encoding carbohydrate ABC transporter permease, with protein MSERVSNRVFDTVNIILLALFVLLCLAPFFHIIAISFSSNRAVTSGDVTLFPVEFSLQAYKSVFSDSSMIRSLGFTVMLTLLTTVLCMIMTMIAAYPLTKKKLKGRKIFMFIIIVTMFFSGGIIPEYILVKDLNLLDTIWALVLPGLISPFYLIILISFFNGIPESLEEAAEIDGTSQIGTMLRIILPLSLPVIATLSLFYAVGRWNGFQDTLLYITSEELYPLQLKLYQLVQNNMITDLTRNEGPAAGVRATTESLKAASVVFATVPILIVYPWLQRYFVSGVMLGAVKG; from the coding sequence ATGAGCGAGCGTGTGTCGAACCGCGTTTTTGATACCGTAAACATCATCCTGCTTGCACTTTTTGTTCTTCTTTGCCTGGCACCCTTTTTCCATATTATCGCCATCTCCTTCAGCTCAAATCGTGCGGTAACGTCAGGTGACGTGACTTTGTTTCCGGTAGAGTTCAGCCTTCAGGCTTATAAATCCGTCTTCTCGGATTCCAGCATGATCCGGTCTCTCGGCTTTACGGTCATGCTCACATTGCTGACGACGGTGCTGTGCATGATCATGACGATGATTGCCGCTTATCCGCTGACAAAAAAGAAGCTGAAAGGCCGCAAAATCTTCATGTTTATCATCATTGTGACCATGTTCTTCAGCGGGGGCATTATCCCGGAATACATTCTCGTGAAAGACCTGAATTTGCTGGATACGATATGGGCCCTGGTTCTTCCGGGACTGATCAGTCCGTTCTATCTGATTATCCTGATCTCCTTCTTTAACGGAATTCCGGAAAGTCTTGAGGAAGCGGCCGAAATTGACGGCACCAGCCAGATCGGAACGATGCTTCGGATTATTCTGCCGCTGTCATTGCCGGTCATAGCAACGCTAAGCCTGTTCTATGCGGTCGGGCGCTGGAACGGATTTCAGGACACGCTGCTGTACATTACAAGCGAAGAGCTGTATCCGCTTCAGCTGAAGCTGTATCAATTGGTACAGAACAATATGATCACGGATCTGACCCGTAACGAGGGACCTGCAGCGGGTGTCAGAGCAACCACGGAAAGCTTGAAAGCGGCCAGCGTCGTATTTGCCACTGTGCCGATTCTAATCGTGTATCCATGGCTGCAGCGTTACTTCGTCAGCGGCGTGATGCTGGGAGCCGTGAAGGGTTAA
- a CDS encoding Gfo/Idh/MocA family protein yields MNTTFKVVIAGCGSMANTWAEYAKGREDVEIVGLVDIQEKFAQAFADRHGLSCPIYTNITEALTSSGANIVFDVTIPASHYGISTAALKHGCHVFSEKPLAESMTECLDIVKLAESVGRTHAVMQNRRFDPRIRAFKDLIDSGAIGKPGFIGADFFLGAHFGGFRDLMDSPLLLDMAIHTFDQARMISGANPVSVYCQEFNPPGSWYAGNAMAICIYEMSDGSVFNYRGSWCAEGAQTSWEAAWRVTGERGTAIWDGHDEIYAEFVAEGDQSGNFIRRYERTEGTLPVMEKTGHHGCLEHMFHALEAGIKPETDCSDNVYSMAMVLAALESAKTGQKVMISEFMKGTSE; encoded by the coding sequence ATGAACACGACATTTAAAGTTGTGATAGCAGGATGCGGCAGTATGGCGAATACATGGGCGGAATATGCAAAAGGGCGTGAGGACGTTGAAATCGTGGGCCTCGTGGATATCCAGGAAAAGTTTGCACAGGCATTTGCCGATCGGCATGGGCTTTCTTGTCCCATCTATACAAATATTACGGAGGCTCTTACTTCAAGCGGAGCGAATATCGTATTTGATGTGACCATTCCGGCCAGCCACTATGGGATTAGCACGGCAGCGCTTAAGCACGGGTGCCATGTATTCAGCGAAAAACCGTTAGCGGAATCGATGACGGAATGCCTGGATATCGTGAAGCTGGCCGAGTCTGTGGGCAGAACGCATGCCGTCATGCAAAACCGCCGATTTGACCCGCGAATTAGGGCGTTCAAGGATTTGATTGATAGCGGCGCGATTGGAAAACCCGGTTTCATTGGGGCGGATTTTTTTCTGGGCGCCCATTTCGGCGGGTTTCGGGACCTGATGGACAGTCCATTGCTGCTCGACATGGCCATTCACACCTTCGACCAGGCCCGAATGATCAGCGGAGCCAATCCGGTATCCGTGTACTGTCAGGAGTTTAACCCGCCGGGGTCCTGGTATGCCGGTAACGCGATGGCGATATGCATCTATGAAATGTCGGACGGCTCCGTGTTCAATTACCGCGGTTCCTGGTGTGCCGAAGGTGCTCAGACCTCCTGGGAGGCCGCATGGCGCGTAACGGGAGAGAGAGGAACGGCAATCTGGGACGGTCATGATGAGATTTATGCGGAGTTCGTGGCGGAAGGGGATCAATCAGGAAATTTCATACGGAGGTATGAACGGACGGAAGGAACGCTGCCCGTCATGGAGAAGACCGGACATCATGGCTGCCTGGAACATATGTTTCATGCCCTCGAAGCGGGCATCAAGCCGGAGACGGATTGCAGCGACAACGTCTACAGCATGGCGATGGTGCTGGCTGCCTTGGAGAGTGCCAAGACGGGACAGAAAGTCATGATATCGGAGTTCATGAAGGGAACAAGTGAGTAG